The genomic region TGTCTATGTCAAACTGGGAAAATTTGGTCCTATTGTTCAGCTCGGGGAAACAGATAATACCATAAAACCAAAATTTGCAGCTCTCAAGAAAGAACAGAGCATTGAAAACATCACCCTGCAGGAAGCCCTCGATATGTTTAAACTTCCACGTATTCTTGGACATATTGAGGGTGAGGAGTTGATAGTGGCACTGGGTAAATTTGGTCCATACATCCGGCATAAATCTTCCTTTTATTCCTTATCGAAATACGACGATCCGTTAACTATTACAAGCGAAAGAGCCTTTGAACTGATCGAGGAGAAAAGAAAAAAAGAAAAAGAAAAAATCCTGAAAGAATTTGAAGAAGATAAGAAAATAAAAGTTATGAAAGGGCGATGGGGCCCTTATATTGCTATGGAAAAGGATAATTATAAAATCCCTAAAGGAAAAGATCCCCTTAAGCTATCATTGGCTGATTGCCATAACATTATTCATGTTTCCAAACCGTCAAAATCAAAAAGAAAAAGAAAAAAATCGTAATGGATTTTTCCGTCTATCTTGAACCTGTAAAAGTCCTTGATCTGATTTATTCCGATAATCCAAGCCGGGAAAGATTGGGTAGTATGATTAAGAGCCATACGCTGGAAGAGGGCATTCCGGATATGGACAATATAGATATCGCTATCATGGGTGTGAATGAAGACAGGAATGCACTCAATAATAAGGGATGCGGACAAGCTGCCGACCAGGTCAGAAAGAAACTGTATAATCTGTTCCCCGGAGAATTTACTGCCCGCATAGCCGACCTGGGTAATATTAAGCGCGGCCACCAACCTGAAGATACCTATTTTGCAGTCGCTTCGGCGATAGCTGAATTACTGAAAGCAAAGATCGTTCCGGTCATAATTGGCGGCAGCCAGGAAGTTACTTATGCTATTTATCAGGCTTACGAAAGCCTGGGACAAATCATTAATATCGTATCCATCGATCCCGAATTTGATATTGGTGAAAGTGAAGAAGAGTTCAATTCCAAATCTTACCTCAGCAAAATCATCCTCCATCAACCCAATTTTCTCTTTAATTACACCAATATTGGCTACCAAACTTATTTTGTAGACCAGGATGCTATCCGGCTCATGAAAAATTTGTTTTTCGATGTTTACCGTCTTGGCGAAGTGCGGGTGAATATGCAGGAAGTTGAACCTCTGGTCAGAAATGCCGACCTGTTAACATTTGATATGGCTGCCATCCGGAGTTCCGATGCACCTGGTAATGGCAATGCCAGCCCTAATGGTTTTTATGGCGAAGAAGCCTGTCAGATCATTCGCTACGCCGGCCTGAGTGATAAACTGACTTCCATCGGATTTTATGAGATGAATCCTTTATTCGACGAAAAGGG from Bacteroidota bacterium harbors:
- a CDS encoding formimidoylglutamase, with translation MDFSVYLEPVKVLDLIYSDNPSRERLGSMIKSHTLEEGIPDMDNIDIAIMGVNEDRNALNNKGCGQAADQVRKKLYNLFPGEFTARIADLGNIKRGHQPEDTYFAVASAIAELLKAKIVPVIIGGSQEVTYAIYQAYESLGQIINIVSIDPEFDIGESEEEFNSKSYLSKIILHQPNFLFNYTNIGYQTYFVDQDAIRLMKNLFFDVYRLGEVRVNMQEVEPLVRNADLLTFDMAAIRSSDAPGNGNASPNGFYGEEACQIIRYAGLSDKLTSIGFYEMNPLFDEKGQTALLIAQMIWYFIDGYYKRQREYPYMEKDRFLKYIVKIERHKEDVIFYKSTRSDRWWMEVNCPVDRRIKYERHYLVPCSYKDYQVACENDIPDRWWQAYQKLM